From Methanocella paludicola SANAE, a single genomic window includes:
- a CDS encoding DUF4013 domain-containing protein, which translates to MEGYEGLSDLLSNSIKYGLSNKRSILIWGAVYLVTMLLFFAGYIGGIFLLIMDEKSMIAWVLILISFIPVLILSVFLAGYVRRCLSGLFAGNDTVPDISDLAGMAVDGLKLSAIYIEAVVLMFIVFIPSIVFILLSYRYEEAIIGYCLLYPIELILMILVLGLNVVQWAIFADTGSLMSGLNPVKAARLIAGDLRYVAVAGIAALILYLILSVVSTVLTLLVITLLALPFAIMPFYFALIYILARFYQHAKGKLPAAG; encoded by the coding sequence ATGGAAGGCTATGAAGGCTTAAGCGATCTACTATCGAACTCGATCAAGTACGGATTGTCAAATAAGCGCTCCATCCTGATCTGGGGCGCCGTGTACCTCGTGACGATGCTGTTGTTCTTCGCGGGATATATTGGCGGAATTTTCCTCCTGATAATGGATGAAAAGAGCATGATCGCCTGGGTTTTAATCCTGATATCCTTTATCCCGGTCCTCATACTGAGTGTGTTCCTCGCAGGCTACGTGCGCCGCTGCCTCTCCGGGTTGTTCGCAGGCAACGATACGGTCCCGGATATATCGGACCTCGCCGGCATGGCCGTGGACGGCCTCAAGCTGTCGGCCATATACATTGAAGCCGTCGTGCTCATGTTCATCGTCTTCATCCCGTCTATCGTATTTATCCTGTTATCGTACCGATACGAGGAGGCGATCATCGGATATTGCCTGCTCTACCCGATCGAGCTGATCCTCATGATACTCGTCCTGGGCCTGAACGTGGTCCAGTGGGCGATATTCGCCGACACGGGCAGCCTGATGAGCGGCCTCAATCCGGTGAAAGCCGCCCGGCTCATCGCGGGCGACCTCCGGTATGTCGCCGTAGCGGGTATAGCCGCCTTGATATTATATCTCATCCTATCGGTCGTCAGCACGGTACTGACCCTGCTGGTCATTACACTCCTGGCGCTGCCGTTCGCAATCATGCCATTCTACTTTGCGCTCATCTACATCCTCGCCCGGTTCTACCAGCATGCGAAGGGCAAGCTGCCGGCCGCGGGATGA
- a CDS encoding phosphotransferase family protein: MHGRSRLYRYLKSGRLSAKAGFDRYPDLRVKQLGGSHNVYLVSDHRSHKKCIVKSFAGSGPKSVQHMEKEYKRLRQAGRLVDDRRWVHVARPLCKSNGEGFFAEELVSGKALGDYMRDAMANGRDSELYEKLTMLAGFLALLHKKTERPSHVKPSNIRDELKKHARQASKGGAFAPHELKRIESLVDNVTSNDLISQTRRGLVHGDANPSNFLYDKKRLNVIDMERSGYRDPVYDLGMLAGELCHYAMKYGGNEYKADPFIGHLYWTYAGNFKDQLGTFIRLTGRNPIYMANSLLRIARHPFFSPEYKRRLARKAYECLKSLKK; encoded by the coding sequence ATGCACGGCCGTTCGAGGCTTTATCGCTATCTTAAAAGTGGAAGACTGTCGGCGAAGGCTGGCTTTGACAGGTATCCCGATCTGCGCGTCAAGCAGCTCGGTGGCTCCCATAACGTATACCTGGTCTCCGACCATCGTAGTCACAAAAAATGCATAGTGAAGTCCTTTGCCGGCAGCGGCCCGAAGTCTGTCCAGCACATGGAGAAGGAGTATAAAAGGCTGCGGCAGGCTGGGCGGCTGGTCGATGACAGGCGCTGGGTGCATGTCGCAAGGCCTCTGTGTAAGAGCAATGGCGAAGGCTTTTTCGCAGAAGAGTTAGTCTCCGGTAAGGCGCTGGGCGACTATATGAGGGATGCCATGGCAAATGGCCGGGACAGCGAACTCTACGAGAAACTCACTATGCTTGCCGGGTTTCTTGCCCTGCTGCATAAGAAAACGGAGCGGCCATCACATGTAAAGCCGTCGAATATCAGGGACGAACTCAAAAAACATGCCCGACAGGCCAGTAAGGGAGGGGCCTTTGCTCCCCACGAATTGAAGCGCATTGAAAGTCTGGTCGATAATGTGACCTCAAATGATCTCATAAGCCAGACAAGAAGGGGACTCGTACACGGCGACGCCAACCCTTCCAACTTTTTATACGATAAAAAACGCCTGAACGTCATCGACATGGAACGCTCCGGGTACAGGGACCCCGTATACGACCTCGGAATGTTGGCCGGAGAGCTCTGCCACTACGCCATGAAGTATGGAGGCAACGAGTATAAGGCCGACCCATTTATCGGCCATCTATACTGGACCTATGCGGGAAACTTCAAAGACCAGTTGGGCACCTTCATCCGCCTGACGGGACGCAACCCGATCTACATGGCCAACTCGTTACTCCGCATCGCCCGGCACCCGTTCTTCAGCCCGGAATACAAGCGCAGGCTGGCCAGAAAAGCTTACGAATGCCTGAAAAGCCTTAAAAAATAG
- a CDS encoding HAD family hydrolase has product MKIKAVVSDIYTTLIDIKTDEVDKDPYRRLASYLKYQGVYLSADELKWFFFEKKALQKKQSKETYPEVDYRRIWGDILGENQYSGADVVAIVPEIVKLHRALTVEKIKLYRGVFETLAGLKGGNNYRLGIVSDSQVDHAYPELRMLGIFGFFDAVVVSSEFGFRKPDVRLFAECLKRLEVSPHESVYIGNDTFRDIKGARDAGMATVLIMTKHGSKDGKVAAPDFTIEHIDEINEVLKKLEKK; this is encoded by the coding sequence ATGAAGATCAAAGCCGTTGTGTCAGATATCTATACCACGCTCATCGACATCAAGACGGACGAGGTCGATAAAGACCCATACAGGCGCCTTGCGTCCTATTTGAAATACCAGGGAGTCTACCTGTCGGCAGATGAGCTGAAATGGTTCTTTTTCGAGAAGAAGGCGCTCCAGAAGAAGCAGAGTAAGGAAACGTATCCGGAAGTGGATTATAGGCGCATCTGGGGGGACATACTCGGGGAGAACCAGTACTCGGGCGCCGATGTGGTAGCCATCGTGCCTGAAATCGTTAAGCTGCACCGGGCGCTTACCGTGGAGAAGATCAAGCTATACCGTGGCGTCTTCGAGACCCTTGCCGGGCTCAAGGGCGGCAACAACTACAGGCTGGGCATCGTTTCGGACTCGCAGGTCGACCACGCGTACCCCGAGTTGAGGATGCTGGGCATCTTCGGCTTCTTCGACGCGGTCGTCGTTTCCTCGGAGTTCGGTTTCCGCAAGCCGGACGTGCGCCTTTTTGCCGAGTGCCTGAAACGCCTGGAAGTCAGTCCGCATGAGTCCGTCTACATCGGTAACGACACGTTCCGGGACATCAAGGGCGCAAGGGACGCGGGCATGGCCACGGTCCTCATCATGACCAAACATGGCAGTAAGGACGGAAAAGTTGCAGCTCCTGATTTTACCATCGAGCACATCGACGAGATAAACGAAGTTCTAAAGAAGCTGGAGAAAAAATAA
- the phoU gene encoding phosphate signaling complex protein PhoU: MATVVSSRVDGIKADVLLMMGYVGLSIDEAVRSLDDRDVDTAKCVIGRDRQINEYLRRIEAECLDMLAKKLEGEELRTVAASYKLVSDVERIGDYCTAIANVTLAVANKPVTTTALDIIKMGRTALQMLNICMEAYKGRSEVNVEEVFDLDKSIDNLYNDSFVGSITSILREPNTITNVIYLTMASRALERIGDHLTDIAERIIFIRSGKIVERSEPMHVPEFPE, from the coding sequence ATGGCTACGGTAGTCAGCAGCCGTGTGGATGGTATAAAGGCGGATGTATTGCTCATGATGGGCTACGTCGGCCTGTCGATCGATGAGGCCGTGCGGTCGCTGGACGACCGGGATGTGGACACGGCCAAGTGCGTCATCGGCAGGGACAGGCAGATTAACGAGTACCTGAGGCGGATCGAGGCTGAATGCCTGGACATGCTGGCGAAAAAGCTGGAGGGCGAGGAGCTCAGGACCGTCGCGGCATCGTACAAGCTGGTGAGCGACGTCGAGCGGATCGGCGACTATTGTACGGCCATCGCCAACGTGACGCTGGCCGTCGCGAACAAGCCGGTCACGACAACAGCTCTGGACATCATTAAAATGGGAAGGACGGCGCTCCAGATGCTGAATATCTGTATGGAGGCCTACAAAGGGAGATCTGAAGTAAACGTCGAAGAGGTATTCGACCTCGATAAGTCGATAGACAACCTTTATAACGATTCCTTTGTCGGCTCTATCACATCCATTTTGCGGGAGCCGAACACCATCACGAATGTCATCTATCTCACGATGGCCTCCCGGGCGCTCGAGAGGATCGGAGACCACCTGACCGATATTGCTGAGCGGATCATTTTCATCCGGTCCGGAAAGATCGTCGAGCGCAGCGAGCCCATGCACGTCCCCGAGTTCCCCGAGTGA